The following proteins are encoded in a genomic region of Struthio camelus isolate bStrCam1 chromosome 3, bStrCam1.hap1, whole genome shotgun sequence:
- the LOC138066924 gene encoding uncharacterized protein: protein MKNYRLPLSDLCKLQRVKSGQENPNASGKILCVVLLKNFSCRKVGCILTGLVSNKPQFMDQPRREGNSGPVGAPSLLQTQTLWRYRDTGKQAHKWPPRAFRCGCGSSAQQCPSGLWAQRYTESSAAQQVLKHSLAVEGAVSQLGALRRSVAGHEGRALTCSVDTAKSWGCTVCVQGWEVEGGCPLGGCWCHWLWMFAHGTEGTKNINCL from the exons atgaagaactacaggctaccgctctcagacctttgtaagttacagcgtgtcaaaagcggccaggagaatccaaatgccagtggaaagattctctgcgtggtcctgctgaagaacttcagctgtaggaaggttggctgcatcctcactggacttgtgagtaataagccacaattcatggaccagccaaggagagaggggaatagtgggcccgtgggtgcaccctcgctcttgcagacacagacactctggaggtatagggatacaggcaagcaggcccacaagtggcctccacgtgcctttcggtgtggctgcgggtcctccgcacagcagtgcccaagtggactttgggcccagcggtacacagagagctctgcagctcagcag gtgctgaagcatagtctggcagtcgaaggagcggtgtcacagctgggagctctgcggagatctgtggctggccatgaaggtcgagctctgacttgcagcgtggacacagctaagtcttggggctgcactgtgtgtgtgcagggctgggaggtggaaggtggttgtcccctaggtggttgctggtgtcactggctgtggatgtttgcccatggaactgaggggaccaaaaatattaattgtctgtaa